From Oscillospiraceae bacterium CM, a single genomic window includes:
- a CDS encoding threonine synthase, whose translation MQYQSTRDQGISVSAARAIAQGLSRDGGLFVPTALPNLTAETLERLIHMTYIDRAIVLMGLFLDDFSPEELRAFAEKAYGPAAFDSPAVAPVVPLDAQTVFLELWHGPTCAFKDMALQMLPHLLTASLDKTGETKDVCILVATSGDTGKAALEGFRDVPRTKIMVFYPEDGVSDVQKLQMTTQEGQNVGVCAVRGNFDDAQAGVKSIFSDEHMRRALDSAGYFLSSANSINWGRLLPQIVYYVSAWCDMIQSGALQKGEALNFCVPTGNFGNILAGFYAKKMGLPIGRLICASNCNDVLTEFITTGVYNKNRPFYTTISPSMDILVSSNLERLLFELSGGDDALVAGYMKALADAGVYSVSDDIKAGIAKDFTSGWSSDDETKKTIAETFKEYRYLIDTHTAVAYSVLKNYRAQTGDTTKTVVVSTASPYKFCDSVLDALGDDSGAKNLDGIDRLEAVTGVKAPLPLHQLRGKTKRFDACVGKEEMPAVVAQFLK comes from the coding sequence ATGCAGTATCAAAGCACCAGAGATCAGGGCATCAGCGTATCGGCGGCCCGCGCCATCGCACAGGGCTTATCACGAGACGGCGGCCTTTTTGTCCCAACAGCACTGCCGAATTTAACGGCCGAGACGCTGGAGCGCCTCATCCATATGACGTATATTGACAGGGCTATAGTCCTGATGGGCCTCTTCCTCGATGATTTTTCACCGGAAGAGCTGCGCGCGTTTGCCGAAAAGGCCTATGGCCCAGCCGCCTTTGACAGCCCGGCTGTGGCACCCGTCGTCCCGCTCGACGCACAGACAGTGTTTTTGGAGCTGTGGCACGGGCCGACGTGCGCGTTTAAGGATATGGCGCTTCAGATGCTGCCGCACCTCTTGACAGCCTCGCTCGACAAAACGGGGGAGACGAAGGATGTCTGCATCCTTGTGGCGACGTCCGGCGATACGGGCAAAGCGGCACTCGAGGGCTTCCGGGACGTCCCGCGCACGAAAATCATGGTTTTTTATCCGGAGGACGGCGTTTCCGACGTGCAGAAGCTCCAGATGACGACGCAGGAAGGTCAAAACGTCGGCGTCTGCGCCGTTAGGGGCAATTTTGACGACGCACAAGCCGGCGTCAAATCAATATTTTCGGATGAGCATATGCGCCGTGCGCTTGACAGCGCCGGATATTTCCTTTCATCGGCCAACTCCATCAACTGGGGCCGTCTGCTGCCGCAGATTGTCTATTATGTATCGGCCTGGTGCGACATGATTCAATCCGGCGCGCTTCAAAAGGGCGAGGCGCTCAACTTCTGCGTGCCGACGGGAAATTTCGGTAATATTCTTGCCGGTTTCTATGCAAAAAAAATGGGTCTGCCAATTGGGCGGCTCATTTGCGCGTCCAACTGCAACGACGTTTTGACCGAGTTTATCACGACGGGCGTTTACAACAAAAACAGGCCGTTTTACACGACGATTTCCCCCTCGATGGACATTCTCGTCTCAAGCAATTTAGAGCGGCTGCTCTTTGAACTCTCCGGCGGTGACGACGCGCTTGTGGCGGGGTATATGAAAGCGCTTGCAGACGCGGGCGTCTATTCGGTGTCTGACGATATTAAGGCCGGTATCGCCAAAGACTTTACGAGCGGCTGGAGCTCGGACGACGAGACGAAGAAGACGATTGCCGAGACGTTTAAGGAATACCGCTATCTCATCGACACACACACCGCTGTAGCGTACAGCGTTTTGAAAAATTACCGTGCGCAAACGGGAGACACCACAAAAACCGTCGTTGTCTCAACGGCGAGCCCCTACAAATTCTGCGACAGCGTGCTCGACGCGCTGGGTGATGATTCGGGTGCCAAGAACCTGGACGGCATCGACCGGCTCGAAGCTGTCACCGGCGTTAAAGCGCCGCTTCCGCTTCATCAGCTGCGCGGCAAAACAAAGCGTTTTGACGCATGCGTCGGGAAAGAGGAAATGCCCGCTGTCGTTGCACAATTTTTGAAATAA
- a CDS encoding YraN family protein — translation MNTKLRGSWGEASAMKYLRDRQYIPVAMGYRSRYGEIDLIVRDGRYIVFVEVKLRKNSSFAEAREFVDRNKQERLRKTAALWLCANETPLQPRFDVIEIYAPQGAITENPVINHLINAFE, via the coding sequence TTGAATACGAAGCTTCGCGGCAGCTGGGGAGAGGCCAGCGCCATGAAATACCTCCGGGACCGTCAGTATATCCCTGTTGCGATGGGATACCGGTCGCGCTATGGGGAGATTGACCTCATCGTGCGCGACGGGCGGTATATCGTCTTTGTGGAGGTCAAGCTGCGGAAGAACAGCAGCTTTGCCGAAGCGCGTGAATTTGTCGACAGAAACAAGCAGGAGCGCCTGCGCAAAACGGCAGCCCTCTGGCTGTGTGCCAATGAGACGCCGCTGCAGCCGCGCTTTGACGTGATCGAAATTTATGCGCCGCAGGGCGCTATAACAGAAAACCCGGTTATTAACCATCTTATCAACGCTTTTGAGTGA
- the ylqF gene encoding ribosome biogenesis GTPase YlqF, with translation MNIQWFPGHMTKARRMIADNLKLVDAVCEIVDARIPYASRNPDLDSIAGAKPRLLILNRIDQADPAVTKRWAAAYRSAGLSVLETDSKNGKGTAGFPDAVRRLLKDKIEAYAAKGQAGRTIRLMIVGIPNVGKSSFINRVAGRKAAEASDRPGVTRGKQWITLGPGLELLDTPGILWPKFDSQTVAENLAFTGAVKDRILDREALASRLLLRLRDVCPEKLAERYKIDISSDDGVALLTAAAKKRGFLLPGGLVDTERMAVILLDEFRGGRLGRVSLERPE, from the coding sequence ATTAATATCCAGTGGTTTCCCGGCCATATGACGAAGGCGCGGCGGATGATTGCGGACAATTTAAAGCTTGTCGACGCCGTCTGTGAAATCGTTGATGCGCGCATTCCATACGCGAGCCGAAACCCCGATCTGGACAGTATCGCCGGTGCTAAACCGCGCCTTTTAATCCTCAACAGAATCGATCAGGCCGACCCGGCCGTAACGAAGCGCTGGGCCGCCGCTTATCGCTCGGCAGGGCTTTCCGTTTTGGAGACGGACTCCAAAAACGGCAAAGGGACGGCCGGGTTTCCCGACGCCGTCCGCCGTCTTCTGAAGGATAAAATCGAAGCTTATGCCGCCAAAGGGCAGGCCGGACGGACGATACGCCTGATGATTGTCGGCATTCCGAATGTCGGCAAATCGTCGTTTATTAACCGCGTGGCCGGGCGAAAGGCGGCGGAAGCCTCCGACAGGCCGGGCGTCACGCGCGGCAAGCAATGGATCACTCTTGGTCCGGGTCTCGAGCTGCTCGATACGCCGGGTATCCTCTGGCCGAAGTTCGACAGCCAGACGGTTGCGGAGAACCTTGCTTTTACGGGAGCCGTTAAAGATCGGATCCTCGACAGAGAGGCTCTGGCATCAAGGCTCCTGTTGCGCCTTCGTGACGTCTGCCCGGAAAAGCTTGCCGAGCGCTATAAAATTGACATATCAAGCGATGATGGCGTGGCTCTTTTGACGGCAGCGGCGAAAAAACGCGGCTTTTTACTGCCGGGCGGCCTCGTTGACACGGAGCGCATGGCCGTCATTCTTCTCGATGAATTCCGGGGCGGCCGCCTCGGCCGTGTGAGCTTAGAGAGACCGGAGTGA
- a CDS encoding ribonuclease HII — MDWWAYENESFSDGWQIICGVDEAGRGCLAGPVYAAAVILPPGVIISGLNDSKKLSAQRREALFDVITQTAVSCAVGTATAREIDDVNILNATFLAMNRAIEALDFTPEVALIDGNRATGVTAVCRCIVGGDGKSASIAAASILAKVSRDRFMRTLALEYPEYLFDVHKGYGTKAHYERLAAHGPSPVHRRSFLKKLFGGGADRRPLD; from the coding sequence GTGGACTGGTGGGCATACGAAAATGAAAGCTTCTCCGACGGATGGCAGATTATCTGCGGCGTAGACGAGGCGGGACGCGGATGTCTTGCCGGGCCCGTCTATGCCGCTGCTGTTATTCTGCCGCCGGGTGTTATCATATCAGGTCTGAACGACTCTAAGAAGCTCAGCGCCCAGCGGCGCGAGGCGCTTTTTGATGTGATCACGCAAACGGCTGTTTCCTGCGCCGTTGGCACGGCGACAGCCCGGGAAATCGATGATGTGAATATTTTAAACGCGACATTTCTTGCCATGAACAGGGCCATCGAAGCTCTTGACTTTACCCCGGAAGTCGCCCTCATTGACGGCAACAGGGCGACAGGCGTCACGGCTGTCTGCCGCTGCATCGTCGGCGGGGACGGCAAATCGGCGTCGATCGCCGCGGCGTCGATTCTTGCCAAAGTGAGCCGTGACCGCTTTATGCGGACGCTGGCGCTTGAGTATCCGGAATACCTATTCGACGTTCACAAGGGCTATGGCACGAAGGCGCATTATGAGCGCCTCGCCGCGCACGGCCCGTCCCCCGTCCATCGGCGGTCGTTTCTGAAAAAGCTGTTCGGCGGCGGTGCTGATCGGAGGCCCTTGGATTGA
- the lepB gene encoding signal peptidase I: protein MELYDWLQCIVSAILCGILIFVFIGRVMGVEGPSMMPTLVNNDKIILTNLFYTPKYGDIVIIKTVAFGDTPIVKRVIATEGQTVDIDFDTGDVSIDGKVIEEKYINDLTHSREDFVGPVVVPKGNVFVMGDNRNESTDSRSNYVGMVDTRQILGKVLFVLIPGQNTDGSRSFARIGTVYR from the coding sequence CGGTATCCTGATATTTGTTTTTATCGGCCGCGTGATGGGCGTTGAAGGCCCCTCCATGATGCCGACGCTTGTGAATAACGATAAGATTATTTTGACAAACCTGTTTTACACGCCGAAATACGGCGATATCGTCATCATCAAAACGGTCGCTTTCGGCGATACGCCGATTGTCAAACGTGTCATCGCGACGGAAGGCCAAACAGTCGATATTGATTTTGACACGGGTGATGTTTCAATTGACGGTAAGGTCATTGAAGAAAAATATATTAATGATTTAACGCACAGCCGTGAAGATTTCGTCGGCCCCGTCGTCGTCCCGAAGGGCAATGTTTTCGTCATGGGTGATAACCGCAATGAATCAACCGACAGCCGCAGCAATTACGTCGGCATGGTTGACACACGCCAGATTCTCGGCAAGGTGCTCTTTGTGCTCATCCCCGGGCAAAACACGGATGGGTCGCGCTCGTTTGCCCGAATCGGCACCGTGTACAGATAA